TGCGGCAAAAGCACGTTTCTGCGCGCGCTCAACCGGATGAACGATCAGATCCCCGGAGCGCGTCTGACCGGCGAGGTTTCGATCGACGGCCATGACATCTACGATCCGCGCGTCGACGTGACCGCGCTGCGGCGGCGCATCGGCATGGTCTTCCAGCGCTCGAATCCGTTTCCGAAATCGATTTACGAGAACGTCGCCTTCGGGCTGCGGATCGCCGGTGTCAGGGACAAGCGGATTCTCGACGAGACGGTCGAGGAGTCGTTGCGGTTGGCGGCGCTCTGGGATGAGGTCAAGGACGATCTGAACAAGCCGGCGTTCATGTTTTCCGGGGGCCAGCAGCAGCGGCTGTGCATCGCGCGGGCGCTGGCGGTGCGTCCCGAAGTCCTGCTCATGGACGAGCCGGCCAGCGCGCTGGATCCGATTTCGACCGCGAAGATCGAAGAATTGATCGAGGATTTGAAGACGCGCTACACGATCGTCATCGTCACCCATAACATGCAGCAGGCGGCGCGAATTTCGCAATACACCGGGTTTTTCTATATGGGCGAGGTGGTCGAATACGGCCCGACGGCGAAGATCTTCACCACGCCGACGCAGAAACGCACCGAGGATTATGTGACCGGTCGGTTCGGATGATCCGACGCCGATGGCGGGGGAGTTTGTAGAGACTATGCAACGACATTTCGACGCCGATCTGGCGGAATTGCGCCACTTCCTGGTCACGATGGGGGCGCTGGTTGAATCGATGCTCGGCCAGGCGGTGCGTCTGCTCACCGAGCACGATGACGCGGTGGCGCAGCAGTTGTATCAGGATGAGGCCGAGGTCAATCGACTGCATCTGCAGATCGACGATATCTGCCTGCGACTGCTGGCGCTCCGTCAACCGGCCGCCGCCGACCTGCGCTTGATCGCTTCGGCGCTGAAGATGAACTCGGACCTCGAACGGATCGGCGACCAGGCCATCAACCTGCTCAAACGGGCGCAGACGCTCGACCGGCAGGAGGGGGAATGGCCGACGATCGATCTGTCGCCGTTGGTGCGCATCGCCTCCTCGATGGTGGCCGATGCGCTTGACGCCTTCATCCGCAAGGATGTGGCGCTGGCGCGCAAGGTGCTGGAGGACGAGAAGACCGCCGACCAGCTGCGCCACGAAATCGAGAGTGTCCTGATCGTTCAGGCGGAGAAGAAGACCCACAATTTTCTGCAATTGCTTCAACTGATCCTGGTGACCCATCACCTCGAACGCATCGCCGACCACGCCACCAACATCGCCGAGGATGTGATCTATTTCCTCGAAGGGCGCGATGTGCGGCATCATCACGCGTAGGGCCCGGCGCGCCACCGCGTAGCAATTCCCAGATCGTAGAAGCGGCTCTCAAGCCGTGTCCCGGCGCCCAAAGCAGCTGGAACGAAGAGCCGGCGGGCGCAGCCCGCCCTACACGGCGATCGTGAATTCCCAACTGCAATACTTGCCGTCGGTGGCCTCCGGCGGGCAATGGACACAGCGGGTCCGGATCCGCGGATCGATGGTCCGGGCGAAGTTGCTGAATTCGATGATCCCGACGCTCTTGCAGGGGAAGTCGGGCAGGCCCTTCTGACGGCGGGTTTCCTGCACGCGGCAACGGTCCATGGTAAAGCGGAGGGTCTTGCGACCGGCGGACCACTCGCTGTGC
The nucleotide sequence above comes from bacterium. Encoded proteins:
- the phoU gene encoding phosphate signaling complex protein PhoU, producing MQRHFDADLAELRHFLVTMGALVESMLGQAVRLLTEHDDAVAQQLYQDEAEVNRLHLQIDDICLRLLALRQPAAADLRLIASALKMNSDLERIGDQAINLLKRAQTLDRQEGEWPTIDLSPLVRIASSMVADALDAFIRKDVALARKVLEDEKTADQLRHEIESVLIVQAEKKTHNFLQLLQLILVTHHLERIADHATNIAEDVIYFLEGRDVRHHHA
- the pstB gene encoding phosphate ABC transporter ATP-binding protein PstB — protein: MSDPTTVKMRARGLDFYYGDNQVLHHVDFDIVTHAVTALIGPSGCGKSTFLRALNRMNDQIPGARLTGEVSIDGHDIYDPRVDVTALRRRIGMVFQRSNPFPKSIYENVAFGLRIAGVRDKRILDETVEESLRLAALWDEVKDDLNKPAFMFSGGQQQRLCIARALAVRPEVLLMDEPASALDPISTAKIEELIEDLKTRYTIVIVTHNMQQAARISQYTGFFYMGEVVEYGPTAKIFTTPTQKRTEDYVTGRFG